Below is a window of Deinococcus aquaedulcis DNA.
TGTGGAGGCCCTAGGCGTCACCTTGCCTGAGCTTTCGGGCGCTGAGCGGGAAGCGGTGGAGATCCGGGTGAAGTATGCCGGCTACATCCGCCGGGCCCAGCAGCAACTGCGTGCCGAGGACCGTTCGCGTGACCTGAGCCTGGACGGCGTGGATTTCTCGGCAGTGGCCGCGCTGTCGAACGAGGCCCGCGAGAAACTGGGCCGGGCCCAGCCGCGCACGGTGGAGCAGGCCAGCCGCATCTCGGGGGTGCGCCACGCGGACATCAGCGCCCTGCTGGTGCACCTGAAGGGGCAGGCTGTTTCACGGGAAACTTGACCGTGAAACAAGAGGGGGAGAAGGGGAAAGCCGGGGCTGAGGCTCCGGCGCTTTCTTGACGGGTTCACTGCTTCACGGGAAACTTGACGGTGAAACAAGGAGGCGGCTCGATTGAACACATTTGAACAGGGCCTGCTGGTGGGCGTGCTGATCGGCGAGGGACACTTTGGTGGCGACGGCAAGCAGCCGCACATCACCCTGCGCATGCACACCCGGCACCAACGGCTCTTTGAAACGCTGCTGCGGCTGTGCCCCGGCTCCAAGCTGTATGGGCCGTATGCCCACGGGGGCCGGCAGTATTTTCAGTGGATGGCACGCGGACAGGTGCTGCGCGAAACGCTGCTGCCACTGCTGGATAGTCTGCCGCTGGAGATGCTGGATGAACACGTATACGAGAGGTATCAGGACATGAAAACGAGGTACGGCTTATGACCCCGGAAGGCGAGGCGTTGCTGCGCCAGGGGGCCGCCGAACTGGAGCTGGACGTTGAGGCCCAGGTTCCGGCCTTCGCGCAGCTGATGGCGCTGCTGCAGGACGCGAACAGCAAGGTCAACCTGACCGCCCTGAAGACGGAACCCGACATCGTGCTCAAGCATTTCGTGGATTCGCTGAGCTGCCTGCGTGGTGGGTACCTGGACGGCGCCGGACAGGTGCTGGACCTGGGCACCGGTGCAGGCTTTCCCGCGCTGCCGCTGGCGATTCTGCGGTCAGACACCACGTTTATCCCACTGGACTCCATTCGCAAGAAGATTGATTTCGTGCGTGCTGCCGCCCAGGCCCTGGGCCTGAACAACGTGCACCCACAGGTGGGCCGCGCCGAGACCCTGGGCCGCGACCCCGCGCACCGCGAAGTTTATGACCGGGTGGTGTGCCGCGCGGTGGCCGCCCTGCCGGTGCTGGCGGAACTGGCGCTGCCTCTTCTGAAACCCGGGGGCCTGCTGGTGGCGCAGAAAGGCCCCATCACCGAAGAAGAGCTGCAGGCCGGGCGCCGTGCGGCGGGCGAACTGGGCGGGCGGGTCACCGGGGTGGACGCTTTTACCCTGCCGGTGCTGGGCGACGCCCGGACCCTGATCGTGGTGGAGAAGGTGAGCCGCACACCGAAGAAGTACCCACGCCGTGAGGGCGTGCCGGCTGCGCAGCCGCTATTCTGGGCGGCACGGTGAACAGGATGCAGATGGTCAAAAGCGTGCGGGGCCCGGCATGAAGGTCCTGGGCATCGTGAATCAGAAGGGGGGGGTGGGCAAGACCACCACCGCCGTGAACCTTGGGGCTTACCTGGCGGCGGGCGGCAAGCGCGTGCTGCTGCTGGACATGGACCCCCAGGGCAACGCCACCAGCGGTCTGGGCGAGCGCGGAGCCACCCAGGGCCTGTACGAGGCGCTGGGCGAACCGGCGCGCGCCGGGGACTTTACCCGTGAAACGGCGCAGAAGGGCCTCTACCTGCTGCCCGCCACCCCGGATCTGGCCGGTGCTGGCGTGGAACTGGCCGAGGACCCCGACGCCCTGGCGCGGCTGCTGGCCTCGATCCAGGGCTACGACGTGGTCCTGATTGACGCACCGCCCAGCCTGGGGCCGCTGACCGTGAACGTGCTGGCCGCCGCCGACGCCCTGCTGATCCCCCTGCAGGCCGAGTACTACGCGCTGGAAGGGCTGGCTGGCCTGATGGAGACAGTGGAGCGGGTGCAGGGCGGCCTGAACCCCCGCCTGAAGGTGCTGGGCGTGGTGCTCACCATGTTCGACGGCCGGACCAACCTCTCGCAGGAGGTGGAAAGTATGGTGCGGGCCCACTTTGGCGAACTGGTGTTCTGGTCCGTGGTGCCGCGCAACGTGCGCCTGTCAGAAGCGCCCAGTTTTGCCAAGCCCATCAACGCCTTTGCGCCGCTGTCGTCCGGGGCGGCGGCCTACAAGCGTCTCAGTGAGGAGGTGATGCAGCGTGTCGAAAAAATCTAGCCTGGGCCGTGGCCTGGATGCGCTGCTGGGCAAGCCCGCCGAGGCCGGGAAAGCCGAGGGCCCGCAGGTGCAGACGCTGGCCCTGGACCGGATTGTGCAGGCGGCCTACCAGCCCCGGCAGGTGTTCGCCCCTGAGGCCCTGGCCGAACTGGCCCAGAGCATCCGCGAAAAGGGGGTGCTGCAGCCGCTGCTGGTGCGCCCCCGCGCCGAGCACTTCGAGATTGTGGCCGGTGAACGCCGCTGGCGCGCCAGTCAGCTGGCTGGCCTGAGCGAAGTGCCGGTGATCATCCGTGACCTGGGAGACCGCGAGGCGCTGGAAATCGCCATTGTGGAAAACCTGCAGCGCGAGGACCTGGGCCCGCTGGAAGAGGCGCGTGCCTACCAGGCCCTGCAGGAGCAGGGTCTGAACCAGGAAGGCGTGGCCCAGGCGGTGGGCAAAAGCCGCTCGGCGGTGGCCAATGCCCTGCGCCTGCTAACCTTGCCGGACGCCGCCCTGCGCGCGCTGGACGCCGGACAGATCAGTGCCGGACACGCCCGCGCCATCCTGGCCCAGCCCGAAGGCGACCGCGCCTGGGCGCTGGCGCAGATCACCGAGCGCAGCCTCAGCGTGCGCGAGGCCGAGGCCCTCACACGCGAGAAGCGCGCTGGCAGCGAACCCATCAAGGTGAACCCGCCGCGCGCCTTCCGGCAGCTGGAACTGGACCTCAGCCGCCGCACCGGTACCCGCGTGCGCATCACGGGCGAAGACAAAGGCCGCGTGGAGCTGAACTACGGCTCACGCGAGGAACTCGACCGGATTCTGAACCTGCTGGGCTACGCCGAGGAATAAGGGAAAAAGGACGAGGGGGCGATGCCGGTACTGGCTCGCCCCCTCGCCCTTCTGCATTACCGCGTGCCGACCAGGAAAATATTCGGCCAGGGACGGTAGGTGCTTTTCAGGGTGTCCTGCTTGAACACCTTGCCGTCGCGCAGGAATTTGCGCGTGACCTCAATCACGGCGCCCGGCGCGGCCCAGTCCACCTGCTTGCGCTGCCCGGCACCCAGGCTGGCGTCGCGGATGATGCGGTCCGGGGGCGGCGGCGTGGTGCTGAGGGTGCGCGGGGCGTCAATCTGAACCGTGAAGTCGCGTGCCTTGCCGAAGACACTGATGCTTAAGCGGGCTTCTTCGTCGTTCCACTCGCTCTGGAACCACAGTGCGCCGCCCGAGTCATTGGCAAATTTCAGGTCCTGGCTTGGCTGGTAGATGGTGGCGTCCAGCCCCTGGGGGTCGTAGTAGCGCACCTGATAGGAGTGGTTGCGGCGTTCCACGATGGGCAGGCCCGCGCTGTACAGCGTGCGGAAAACGGTGGTGCTGACCTGACAAATCCCGCCGCCGATGCCATTGGCTGTGCGTTCGCCGGAGATCACCAGCCCCGTGACAAAGCCCGCTTTCAGATTGATGGGGCCCACCATCTGGTTAAAGGACACCGTCTTGCCTTCAAACAGCACATCCTGAAAGCGCCGGGCGCCCACGTGGATGTTCGTGACCCGGGCGTCGCTGGAGCCGTAATAGTTCGTCTCGCCAGTGCCCAGGTGGGCGGTGATGCCGCGCGACAGGAAATAGCTCAGGGTGCGTTTCGGCGCGGTCTGGGCGCCCAGCGCCACGTTCACCTTCACGCCCTTGGGGTCTTTCAGGGCGGTGAGCAGGTTGGCGCGCGTCTTGTCCAGGTTCACGCTCAGGCCGTTGCGCTGCACCACCGCCCAGCCGTTCCACAGCTCCTCGAAGCGGGCGTCCCTGGGTGTGGTGGGCAGGGCCTTCAAAAAGGTCTGCAGGTCCGCTTCCAGGCTCTCGGTGATCACGCCGCGCTGGCGCAGCGCCGCCACACGCTTACCGGGAATGGTAAGGGTGCGTGTGAAAGGCACCGTGGTCTTCTTGCCGTCCACCAGCGCGGGCCACGCGGCATTCACGGTGATCAGCAGCGGCGCGGTGATTTTGGCGGCGGGTGGCGTGACAGGCGGCGTGGCCGGGGCTGGCACTGGCGTTTCTGGTGGCGCTGGCACCGGCTCGGTACTGGGGGGCACTGGGGTGGGCGGCTCGGTGGGCGTGGCCGGGGGCGCCGGGGCCGGCTCGCTGGGGGGCACCGGGGCAGGCGGCACCGCCGGAATCGCAGGGACCGTTTGCGCGGGGGGTGGGGGAGAGGCCGTCTGGGCTGTGGCGCTGGGCCCGGCCGCCAGCAGCAGGGCGCTCAGCACGCAGGTGTGCCGAAAGGGGCTGAACATGGCGCGAGTATTTCACGCCCCCCGCCAGGGCCGATGAAGGCGAACCTTCACGCACAGGGGAGAGGTGGGGGCAGCAGGGCGCACGCATAAGCGCCCCAGACCCAGGGGCCCGGAGCGGCAAATAAGGTTTGGGCCGGCCGCGCGGCTTAGCCCAGCGCCAGCGGTTGCGCGGCTGCCAGTTGCCGCTCGATCTCGGCCACAGCGGCTACGGCATGATGCCGGCCGTTCTCGATAAACACCTGATTTGTTTTGCCCGCAAAGCCTGCACTGCCCACCACGAATAGTCCCGGCACGCTGCTCTGGTAGTGCTCGTCCAGCACCAGGCATTCGTCGGGGTGCTGGGCCAGCCCCAGGTCGGCCAGGAACGACAGGTCCGGGCGGTAGCCGGTCAGGGCGAAGGTGAAGTGGGTGGGCAGGTTCCAGGTGGTGCCGTCTTCCCGCTGCACGACCACATGTTCCGGGTGAATCTCCACGACCTGCGAGTTGAAGTGCGCGGCGATGCTGCCTTCCTTGATGCGGTTTTCCAGGTCCGGGCGCACCCAGTACTTGATGGTGGATTTCAGTTCCGGGGCGCGCACGATCATGGTGACATTCACGCCGCTGCGCCACAGGTCCAGAGCGGCGTCGGCGGCGCTGTTGCCCGCGCCAATCACCGTCACGTTCAGGCCCATGAACGGGTGGGCCTCGGTGTAGTAGTGGCTGACATTTTCGGAGTCCTCGCCGGGAATGCCCATGACATGCGGGTTGTCGTAGTACCCGGTGGCCACCACCACCCGCCGCGCTTCCACCACGCCGGGCGTGCCGTCGCGCTTTTCCACTTCCAGCGTGAACCCCGCCGGCGCAGCGTGCACCCGCGTGACCTCGGTGTACTGTTCCACGTTCAGGGCCTCGCGCTGCGCCACCAGCCGGTAGTACATCAGGGCGTCGCGGCGGTCGGGCTTGTCGTGGCCAGTCACCATGGGGTGATTGCCAATTTCCAGCTCGGGAGCGGTGGTAAAAAAGGTCATGTAGGTGGGGTACTCGAAAATGGCGTTTACCACGCAGCCCTTTTCCAGCACCACGTAACTCAGGCCCGCGCGCTTGCAGGCGATGGCGGCGGCCAGCCCCACCGGCCCCGCCCCAACAATGGCAACATCCACCAGACTCATGCCCGGCATTGTGCCAGCCCGGGCCGCTTCAGGATTGCGGGCGAGGCACGGTGGGCGCCAGCGGGCGCCGCAGGGTCTGGAACGTGAGGTCGTAGGGGTTGCGCTCGTCGGCGGGCCGCACGGTCTCCTGCTGCACCTGCCAGCCGCCCGGCAGCTCCGGGAAAAAGGTATCGCCGTCCAGATCGGCGTGCACCAGGGTCAGCTCAATCCGGGTCAGCTGCGGCAGGTACAGGCGGTAAATCTCTTCTCCACCAATGATGGCCACGCGGGGTGCGTCCCCGGCCGCCGCCAGGGCGTCTTCGGGGGTGTGCACCACCATGGCCCCGGGCGCCGCCAGCGCGCGGTTGCGCGTGAGGACGATGTTGGCCCGTCCGGGCAGCGCGCGGCCCCCCAGCGAATCCCAGACCTTGCGGCCCATGACATTCGGCACGCCCAGACTGTGCCGCCGGAAATGCGCCAG
It encodes the following:
- the rsmG gene encoding 16S rRNA (guanine(527)-N(7))-methyltransferase RsmG yields the protein MTPEGEALLRQGAAELELDVEAQVPAFAQLMALLQDANSKVNLTALKTEPDIVLKHFVDSLSCLRGGYLDGAGQVLDLGTGAGFPALPLAILRSDTTFIPLDSIRKKIDFVRAAAQALGLNNVHPQVGRAETLGRDPAHREVYDRVVCRAVAALPVLAELALPLLKPGGLLVAQKGPITEEELQAGRRAAGELGGRVTGVDAFTLPVLGDARTLIVVEKVSRTPKKYPRREGVPAAQPLFWAAR
- a CDS encoding ParA family protein, yielding MKVLGIVNQKGGVGKTTTAVNLGAYLAAGGKRVLLLDMDPQGNATSGLGERGATQGLYEALGEPARAGDFTRETAQKGLYLLPATPDLAGAGVELAEDPDALARLLASIQGYDVVLIDAPPSLGPLTVNVLAAADALLIPLQAEYYALEGLAGLMETVERVQGGLNPRLKVLGVVLTMFDGRTNLSQEVESMVRAHFGELVFWSVVPRNVRLSEAPSFAKPINAFAPLSSGAAAYKRLSEEVMQRVEKI
- a CDS encoding ParB/RepB/Spo0J family partition protein; this translates as MSKKSSLGRGLDALLGKPAEAGKAEGPQVQTLALDRIVQAAYQPRQVFAPEALAELAQSIREKGVLQPLLVRPRAEHFEIVAGERRWRASQLAGLSEVPVIIRDLGDREALEIAIVENLQREDLGPLEEARAYQALQEQGLNQEGVAQAVGKSRSAVANALRLLTLPDAALRALDAGQISAGHARAILAQPEGDRAWALAQITERSLSVREAEALTREKRAGSEPIKVNPPRAFRQLELDLSRRTGTRVRITGEDKGRVELNYGSREELDRILNLLGYAEE
- a CDS encoding VanW family protein, giving the protein MFSPFRHTCVLSALLLAAGPSATAQTASPPPPAQTVPAIPAVPPAPVPPSEPAPAPPATPTEPPTPVPPSTEPVPAPPETPVPAPATPPVTPPAAKITAPLLITVNAAWPALVDGKKTTVPFTRTLTIPGKRVAALRQRGVITESLEADLQTFLKALPTTPRDARFEELWNGWAVVQRNGLSVNLDKTRANLLTALKDPKGVKVNVALGAQTAPKRTLSYFLSRGITAHLGTGETNYYGSSDARVTNIHVGARRFQDVLFEGKTVSFNQMVGPINLKAGFVTGLVISGERTANGIGGGICQVSTTVFRTLYSAGLPIVERRNHSYQVRYYDPQGLDATIYQPSQDLKFANDSGGALWFQSEWNDEEARLSISVFGKARDFTVQIDAPRTLSTTPPPPDRIIRDASLGAGQRKQVDWAAPGAVIEVTRKFLRDGKVFKQDTLKSTYRPWPNIFLVGTR
- a CDS encoding YpdA family putative bacillithiol disulfide reductase codes for the protein MSLVDVAIVGAGPVGLAAAIACKRAGLSYVVLEKGCVVNAIFEYPTYMTFFTTAPELEIGNHPMVTGHDKPDRRDALMYYRLVAQREALNVEQYTEVTRVHAAPAGFTLEVEKRDGTPGVVEARRVVVATGYYDNPHVMGIPGEDSENVSHYYTEAHPFMGLNVTVIGAGNSAADAALDLWRSGVNVTMIVRAPELKSTIKYWVRPDLENRIKEGSIAAHFNSQVVEIHPEHVVVQREDGTTWNLPTHFTFALTGYRPDLSFLADLGLAQHPDECLVLDEHYQSSVPGLFVVGSAGFAGKTNQVFIENGRHHAVAAVAEIERQLAAAQPLALG
- a CDS encoding dihydrofolate reductase, with protein sequence MAPELFAIVAMTPARVIGRDGTLPWRLPADLAHFRRHSLGVPNVMGRKVWDSLGGRALPGRANIVLTRNRALAAPGAMVVHTPEDALAAAGDAPRVAIIGGEEIYRLYLPQLTRIELTLVHADLDGDTFFPELPGGWQVQQETVRPADERNPYDLTFQTLRRPLAPTVPRPQS